The Bacillota bacterium genomic interval TACTTACCGGAATTAGGTGCCTCCAGCGAAGTGGCCTTTATGGCTGGTTACCATTACGTTGACACCACCAATCCCGATGGCCGCAGCTACGAAGAATTCATGCAGGACACCGTGGACCATCTGCGGGCGCTGAAGAGTAAGAACCCTGCCCTGAAGCTGCATTACGAATATGTACCGATGAAGTACGCGGAAATGGAACCGGAAACCTTGCTGCGGGTGGCCAGCGAGATCAAGAGCTTTGGCATCAATGAAAACGAAATTCGGCGAGTCTTGACGGAGTTTGGGTTTGAGGCCGAATCCCAGGCCATTGCCGAGGACGAACGGGCCTATTCCCTGTATCAGGGCGGCCTGCGTCTGCTGGAAAAGATGCAGGTGGAGCGGGTTCAGGTACATAACCTCGGTTATTACGTGCTGTTGCTCAGGAAGGACTACCCCATTGCACCGGAGAAGGTCCGTCAAGCCTGTCTCTTTGCCTCTGCAGTGAACGCGATGAAGGCGCGGTATGGCGGCTATCCCGGTCCCAGTCAACTGGAGGAAGCCAAGGATATCCAGTTGTCGGATATTGGCTACACTCAACTAAAGGGCTTTGCCAAGGAAATGGCTGAAAAGCACGGACTGGATGCCCAACAGTTGATGGAAACCGGCTATGCCGTGATGGAGGACCATATCGTGATGGTGGTTCCTGCCCATGTGATTCCGGATCCCGTCAGCACTGTAGGGATGGGGGACACCATTTCCTCTTCCTCCTATGCCATGGAGGTTCAACTGGGCAAGGAATAATTATTCAAGATATTGCAAAATACCATTGACACTTCTGAAGTAGGTGTAGTATACTATCAAAAATAGTTGGTATGCTAATCTAACAGAGCAAACGTGGCGTTGAACAGGAGAGTACCAACTTCACTCCGTCCTCTAGAGAGTTGTCGGTGGGTGCAAGACAACGGCGATGAGTTGGGAAGGCCACCTGGGAGCCGGTGCCGATAGGCGATGTGCTGTAAGGTACCCGGAGAGCACACTCCGTTAACAAAGGGCAGTCGAGGAGACTGCATGAGGTTGCCTTTGCGAAAAGGTAACGAATTTGGGTGGTAACACGAGGCCTTTCGTCCCAAAGGGATGAAGGGCCTTTTTGTCTTTGGGAATTACCAATTTCACAGCAAAAGCGTTGACGAAGCGAAGCAATGGTTTGGTGGGTTGCAGAGAGAAGCCGGTGGGTGCAAGGCTTTAATCCCCTTCATTGCGAGCCACTTCTGAGTTGGGCTGGTGCTTTCCCACCGGGAAAGCACGGGAAAACAGCCTCGGTTTGACACCGTTATCATCGCCAAGAGGGGCTTATCCCAACGGGGATAGGCAATCAGAGTGGTACCGCGGTCATGGCCGTCTCTGCAGGCGCAGAGGCGGTTTTTTTGTTAGCGATTTTACCTGGGTGATAAGGAGGCCGAATTTCATGAACTATAACGAGTTTTGGGCGAAGCGAGCACAGGGTATGCGTTCATCGGCTATCCGGGATGCCTTTAGTGTTGCTGAAGAAAGTCAGGCAATCTCCTTTGCCGGGGGATTTCCTGCCAAAGAGACCTTCCCCGTGGAGTTAATTCAAGAGATTCACGCCAAAATGCTTCGGGAAGATAACTCCGCGGCCCTACAGTACGGGCCTACCGAGGGTCTGAAGGAACTCAGGTTGCTGATCGCAGAGCAGATGCAGTCCGAGGGAGTGGACTGTGACTGGGAAAACATCCTGATTACCAGCGGCTCACAGCAGGGACTGGATCTGATCGCCAAGGTAATGGTGGATCCCGGTGATGTGGTGCTGGTGGAGATGCCCGGATATATCGGGGGGCTATCCGCGGTCAATAACTACGAGGCGGAGCTAGTTGGCATTCCCTTGGATGAAGAGGGGATCCGCACCGATCTCTTGGAAAGTAAGCTGACGGAGCTGAGGATGCGGGGCCGACGGGTAAAGTTTGTCTATGTAGTTCCCAACTTCCATAATCCCACGGGAGCAACTTTGTCCCTATCCCGCCGGCAGGAACTGCTCCGGGTGGCGGAGGAATATAACCTGATCATCCTCGAGGATAATCCCTATGGACAGCTGAGATTTACCGGGGAATCCCTGCCCCATCTCAAGGCCCTCGATGAAAACAATCGAGTGGTCTACTTGGGCTCCTTCTCCAAGGTATTTAGTCCCGGAGTTCGGGTTGGGTGGCTGGTAGGGGACAAGGAAGTGGTGAGAAAACTCACCATTGCCAAGCAGGGAACGGATCTGTGTTCCCCTTCCTACGGCCAGAAGCTGGTGGCTGAGGTACTGAAGGCCAAGGTTTTGCCAGAGCACATCGCATCGCTCCGGTCGGTGTACGCGGCCCGAAGGGATGCCATGCTAGAGGCTTTGGCTCGGTTCATGCCCCAGGGCTGTACTTGGACTCGGCCTGAGGGAGGTTTCTTCGTTTGGCTGCAGCTGCCTGCGGGCATCGACGCGCAAAGGATGTTACCCGCGGCCATCGAAGAGGGTGTGGCCTATGTCAGCGGTGGTCCCTTTCACGTCGATAACATCGGCCAGAATACCATTCGTCTTGCCTATTCCCAAGTAACCCCGGAGGAAATCACTGAAGGAGTGAGGAGGCTGGCACGGGCAGTCAAAGGAGTACTCAAATTGCCTGTCAATTTCTAAAGGGGTAGGAATGCCAGCGCAATTAGTAGAAATGAAAGGAGTGCAGCCGGAAGATGGACTGCACTTCTTTTTTTGCTAGGACTGCCCCTGGTAAGATGCCTAGCCCTGCGGGATGTTATAGATCACGACGTCTTGTCTGCTTGGAGGAATTTAATGAACAAGGATCTACCTATTTTACAGGTCTGCTTTGTCGCTTGGTTTGTAGCTCAGGTGTTGAAGACCGTTCTTCATGCCTTTCGCCATAGACAGTTGGATTTGCGTCGCCTGGTGGGCGCGGGAGGAATGCCCAGTTCCCACTCGGCGCTGGTGTGCTCCCTCTCCACTGCCGTGGCACTGAAGGAAGGGATTGATTCAACGCTTTTTGCCATTAGCGTTGTCTTGTCCTTAATTGTAATGTACGACGCGGCGGGGGTGCGAAGGGCTGCAGGACGTCAAGCCCGGATTTTGAACCAGATGGTGGTGGATTTCTACCAGAACAGAGAACTGCACCCGGAGCGGTTGAAGGAGCTGCTGGGACACACGCCCTACGAAGTCCTTGCCGGGGCGCTCTTGGGAATAGCGATTCCGCTGTTGTATGCCCGGTAATGTGCTATATTGAGACCCCAAGCCAATCCTGGTCCCAGGAGTAAATGCCCTGTCTGCTCTATTGTTTCTGCCTTCCTGCTGGGATATACTTGTAGCAAATTTGGCGAAGGGGCAGATTTGCCAGACGGAGGTTTCTATGGAGCTAATAGACAAGACCATTGGACAAGTATTGAATCACGTTGCTCAATTATATCCCAGTAGCCCCGCGGTGATCTATCCGCAGCGGAATCTACAGTGGAGCTATCAAGAGTTTGCCGCTTTGTGTCGGCAAATCGCAAAGGCACTCTTGGCAGCGGGAGTAAAACCTGGAGAGCACATCGCAGTGTGGGCCACCAACACACCGGAGTGGCTCTTGCTGCAGTTTGGATCGGCGCAGATGGGTGCGGTCTTGGTGACCGTCAATACCAACTATCAGTTATCGGAATTGGAGTACATTCTCTCCCATTCAGACACGACGACTCTGTTTCTGACGGCGGGATTTAAGGATTCTGATTATATCGCCCATGTCAACTCCCTTTGCCCTGATCTGGCTGCGGCAGAGCCCGGTCAGTGGCATTCCACCCAGGTGCCCTTGCTGCGGCGATTAATCTACATGCCCAGTGAACACGGTCCCGACGAAGTGCCCGCTGGGATGGTGGGGTGGGATGAGTTTTTGGCCGGCGCTGCCAAGATTACCGATGAGGAATTGGAGCAGGTGGCAGCCAGTCTCACTCCCGACGATGTGATCAACATGCAGTACACCTCTGGTACCACGGGTTTTCCCAAGGGAGTGATGTTGACCCATCATAACCTGGTCAACAATGGTAATGCCATCGGTGCTTGCATGCAATTGACGGAGCAGGACCGGTTGTGTATCCCCGTGCCTTTGTTCCACTGCTTCGGCTCGGTATTGGGAACGATGGCCTGTGTCACCAAGGGAACGGCGATGGTGGTAATCGATCACTTCAATCCTGTGCACACCCTGCAGGCCATTGAACAGGCTCGCTGCACCGGAGTACACGGGGTACCAACGATGTTTATCGCCATGTTGGGGTTAGAGGACTTTGACCGGTATGATTTGTCCACGCTGCGAACGGGAATCATGGCTGGTTCCACCTGTCCTGCTCCGGTGATGCGCCAAGTGATGGAGCGAATGGGTGTGAGGGAAATAACCATTGCCTACGGCCAGACGGAGTCCTCGCCGGTGATCACCCAGACCAGAGTCGATGATCCCCTGGAGGTGCGGGTAAATACCGTGGGTCGGCCTTTGCCGGGAGTTGAGGTGAAGATCGTTGATCCCGAGACCGGTCGGGAACTGCCTCCTGGGCAGCCCGGTGAGCTGTGTACTCGGGGTTATCTGGTGATGAAGGGATACTACAAGGATCCGGTGGCCACGGCTCAGGTAATCGACGAGGACCGCTGGTTGCATACCGGTGACTTGGCCATGGAGCGGGAGGATGGGTATTTTGTCATCACCGGCAGGCTCAAGGATATGATCGTGCGGGGAGGGGAAAATATCTATCCCCGGGAAGTGGAGGAGTTCCTG includes:
- a CDS encoding AMP-binding protein; amino-acid sequence: MELIDKTIGQVLNHVAQLYPSSPAVIYPQRNLQWSYQEFAALCRQIAKALLAAGVKPGEHIAVWATNTPEWLLLQFGSAQMGAVLVTVNTNYQLSELEYILSHSDTTTLFLTAGFKDSDYIAHVNSLCPDLAAAEPGQWHSTQVPLLRRLIYMPSEHGPDEVPAGMVGWDEFLAGAAKITDEELEQVAASLTPDDVINMQYTSGTTGFPKGVMLTHHNLVNNGNAIGACMQLTEQDRLCIPVPLFHCFGSVLGTMACVTKGTAMVVIDHFNPVHTLQAIEQARCTGVHGVPTMFIAMLGLEDFDRYDLSTLRTGIMAGSTCPAPVMRQVMERMGVREITIAYGQTESSPVITQTRVDDPLEVRVNTVGRPLPGVEVKIVDPETGRELPPGQPGELCTRGYLVMKGYYKDPVATAQVIDEDRWLHTGDLAMEREDGYFVITGRLKDMIVRGGENIYPREVEEFLLTHPDIVDVQVVGVPDPKYGEEVMAFIRTRGGRNITAEEIRDYMQGKIARYKIPRYVNIVEEFPLTANGKVQKYKLREMGRQLLALGLAPI
- a CDS encoding PLP-dependent aminotransferase family protein, with product MNYNEFWAKRAQGMRSSAIRDAFSVAEESQAISFAGGFPAKETFPVELIQEIHAKMLREDNSAALQYGPTEGLKELRLLIAEQMQSEGVDCDWENILITSGSQQGLDLIAKVMVDPGDVVLVEMPGYIGGLSAVNNYEAELVGIPLDEEGIRTDLLESKLTELRMRGRRVKFVYVVPNFHNPTGATLSLSRRQELLRVAEEYNLIILEDNPYGQLRFTGESLPHLKALDENNRVVYLGSFSKVFSPGVRVGWLVGDKEVVRKLTIAKQGTDLCSPSYGQKLVAEVLKAKVLPEHIASLRSVYAARRDAMLEALARFMPQGCTWTRPEGGFFVWLQLPAGIDAQRMLPAAIEEGVAYVSGGPFHVDNIGQNTIRLAYSQVTPEEITEGVRRLARAVKGVLKLPVNF
- a CDS encoding divergent PAP2 family protein, translating into MSAWRNLMNKDLPILQVCFVAWFVAQVLKTVLHAFRHRQLDLRRLVGAGGMPSSHSALVCSLSTAVALKEGIDSTLFAISVVLSLIVMYDAAGVRRAAGRQARILNQMVVDFYQNRELHPERLKELLGHTPYEVLAGALLGIAIPLLYAR